A genome region from Coffea arabica cultivar ET-39 chromosome 7e, Coffea Arabica ET-39 HiFi, whole genome shotgun sequence includes the following:
- the LOC113701614 gene encoding GDP-mannose 4,6 dehydratase 1: MATDNQTTSRSGFTSTANGDETASPSPALQPPTSRKVALITGITGQDGSYLTEFLLIKGYEVHGLIRRSSNFNTQRINHIYIDPHNAQKAKMKLHYADLTDASSLRRWLDTINPDEVYNLAAQSHVAVSFEIPDYTADVVATGALRLLEAVRSHISATGRSHIKYYQAGSSEMFGSTPPPQSETSPFHPRSPYAASKCAAHWYTVNYREAYGIFACNGILFNHESPRRGENFVTRKITRAVGRIKIGLQSKLFLGNLQASRDWGFAGDYVEAMWMMLQEEKPDDYVVATEESHTVEEFLRAAFGYVGLDWRDHVVIDKRYFRPAEVDNLKGDSSKARKVLGWKPKVGFEQLVKMMVDEDIELAKREKVLVDAGYMDAQQQP, translated from the coding sequence ATGGCCACCGACAACCAAACCACCTCCAGATCCGGATTTACCAGCACGGCCAACGGCGATGAAACCGCTTCTCCTTCCCCAGCTCTTCAACCTCCCACGAGCCGGAAAGTAGCCCTGATCACAGGCATAACTGGTCAAGACGGCTCCTACTTAACTGAATTCCTCCTCATCAAAGGCTACGAAGTCCATGGCCTCATCCGCCGATCCTCTAACTTCAATACCCAACGCATCAACCATATTTACATCGATCCCCACAATGCCCAAAAAGCCAAGATGAAGCTCCATTACGCTGACCTCACTGACGCCTCCTCTCTCCGCCGCTGGCTCGATACAATCAACCCCGACGAGGTTTACAACCTCGCCGCCCAATCACACGTCGCTGTTTCCTTTGAGATTCCTGATTATACAGCTGACGTCGTCGCCACCGGAGCTCTCCGCCTCCTCGAAGCCGTCCGTTCCCACATCTCAGCTACCGGCCGGTCCCACATTAAGTACTACCAAGCCGGATCATCGGAGATGTTCGGATCTACCCCTCCTCCCCAATCTGAAACGTCCCCGTTCCACCCCAGGTCCCCCTACGCCGCCTCTAAATGCGCCGCCCATTGGTACACGGTCAATTACCGGGAGGCATACGGCATTTTCGCCTGCAATGGGATTTTATTCAATCACGAATCTCCCCGCCGTGGGGAGAACTTCGTGACGAGGAAGATTACCCGGGCCGTGGGGAGAATCAAGATTGGACTGCAGAGCAAGCTGTTTCTGGGTAATTTGCAGGCTTCAAGGGATTGGGGTTTCGCAGGGGATTACGTGGAGGCAATGTGGATGATGCTGCAGGAGGAGAAACCGGACGATTATGTGGTGGCGACGGAGGAATCTCACACGGTTGAGGAGTTTTTGCGGGCGGCATTTGGGTATGTTGGGTTGGACTGGAGGGATCATGTGGTGATTGATAAGAGGTATTTTAGGCCTGCAGAAGTGGATAATCTGAAGGGAGATTCTAGTAAGGCGAGAAAGGTGCTGGGATGGAAGCCAAAAGTTGGATTTGAGCAGCTGGTGAAGATGATGGTAGATGAAGATATTGAGTTGGCTAAGAGGGAGAAGGTTCTCGTTGATGCGGGTTACATGGATGCTCAACAACAGCCTTGA
- the LOC113699036 gene encoding uncharacterized protein, protein MRTRNTGATPKKTPPAKKTSLKSQSTPSSAESAALAEAPATSTLPPKSSEARPSPALKGQQTKPVETISAPVTTALPTQEPASAVEGAKATNDGAVQVTGESKPASGTKTTKRVVKRIIRRTVARPASRLKKRSGEAENAIADESKKENDVLDAANRGPVAKGAETAKNDGISLGNIDRPVISVGPNVDKVEGVDEEKIFLHVEESLKNKAEESVTESAPFDQKEQGSTSVDSEHFEDDVPTKPNEKENMIDQQEEQEKLIEDKVENMTEEDKMEEDPKEEMTDFDGLLAEADDDRSEADQEIHDELGQEEFAEDDRIGQGEEALEEERAELNAAAKERKLRKELEIFVGGLDRDVTEEDLKRVFKYAGEVVDVRLHKDPSTNKNKGYAFVRFSTKEEANRALSEMKNPVIRGKRCGTAPSEDNDTLFVGNICNTWTKEAIKDKLKEYGIESVESITLVADPKHEGLSRGFAFLEFSCHAEAMLAYKRLQKPDAIFGHAERTAKVAFAEPLREPDPAVMAQVKSVFVDGLPPYWDEDRVRETFRRFGEIARVMLARNMSTAKRKDFGFVDFTTHEAAVSCTEEVNNMELGDGNSKAKVRARLSNPLPKTQAVKGSMSGGFRIARSSGGTFPRFGRGFGRGGHAFDRPSFQHGRGFYPRGPGRGGRIGSLNDRELDNEYPLHGRQSFAHGGRWGFRPQQGYSGGPLPRRPDMDRSRHGGHGVHDPLRRQPFPPEEGFNEPYFRRHFDDPYYYDDPAHGIKRPYFMTDQDPDYVEPSTRRPRFEYPDASASFHGSRYRGGFEADRGPYRQDYYGSDHGAGAYPSFYGGDRPYGRGYYY, encoded by the exons ATGAGAACTCGAAATACAGGCGCAACACCGAAGAAGACGCCGCCGGCGAAGAAAACATCCTTAAAATCACAATCCACGCCCAGCTCCGCCGAGTCCGCAGCATTGGCTGAAGCTCCGGCGACGTCGACCTTACCACCCAAGTCCTCCGAAGCGAGACCTAGCCCCGCCCTCAAAGGACAGCAAACTAAGCCCGTCGAGACCATAAGCGCTCCCGTAACCACCGCCCTGCCTACGCAGGAACCAGCATCAGCAG TTGAAGGAGCAAAAGCAACGAATGATGGTGCTGTTCAGGTGACAGGGGAAAGTAAACCTGCTTCGGGGACGAAAACTACTAAAAGAGTTGTAAAGAGGATCATAAGAAGAACTGTTGCTAGACCAGCTTCTCGACTGAAGAAAAGGTCTGGGGAAGCTGAAAATGCAATAGCTGATGAATCCAAGAAGGAGAATGATGTCTTAGATGCTGCAAATAGAGGACCAGTGGCAAAGGGTGCTGAGACTGCTAAAAATGATGGAATTAGCCTTGGAAATATTGACAGACCAGTAATAAGCGTAGGACCAAACGTTGACAAAGTTGAGGGAGTTGATGAGgagaaaatttttttgcatGTTGAAGAGTCATTGAAGAACAAGGCAGAAGAATCAGTCACGGAAAGTGCACCATTTGATCAGAAAGAACAGGGATCGACTTCTGTAGATTCTGAACATTTTGAGGACGATGTACCTACTAAACCAAATGAGAAAGAGAATATGATAGACCAACAAGAGGAGCAGGAGAAACTTATTGAGGATAAAGTGGAGAACATGACTGAGGAAGATAAAATGGAGGAAGACCCCAAAGAAGAGATGACTGACTTTGATGGTCTTTTAGCAGAAGCAGATGATGACAGATCAGAGGCTGATCAAGAGATTCATGATGAACTTGGCCAAGAAGAGTTTGCTGAAGATGACAGGATAGGGCAAGGTGAAGAAGCTTTGGAAGAGGAGCGTGCGGAACTAAATGCTGCTGCAAAGGAGCGTAAGTTGAGGAAAGAGCTTGAGATTTTTGTTGGTGGGTTGGATCGTGATGTTACCGAAGAAGATCTTAAGAGGGTGTTTAAATATGCTGGAGAGGTGGTTGATGTCCGCCTACACAAGGATCCCTCCACCAACAAGAATAAGGGTTATGCATTTGTCAGGTTTTCAACTAAGGAAGAAGCAAACAGGGCTTTGTCGGAAATGAAAAACCCTGTT ATACGTGGGAAGCGATGTGGGACTGCTCCAAGTGAGGACAATGATACGTTGTTTGTTGGCAATATTTGCAATACATGGACAAAAGAAGCT ATAAAAGACAAGCTGAAGGAGTATGGCATAGAAAGTGTTGAAAGCATCACTCTTGTGGCAGATCCCAAACACGAAGGGCTGAGTCGCGGTTTTGCATTTCTTGAGTTTTCTTGTCATGCAGAAGCTATGCTGGCATACAAGAGACTTCAAAAGCCTGATGCTATTTTTGGCCATGCTGAGAGAACTGCTAAGGTGGCTTTTGCTGAACCTCTGCGTGAGCCAGACCCAGCAGTGATGGCCCAGGTTAAATCAGTATTTGTTGATGGGCTTCCTCCTTATTGGGATGAAGATCGAGTTAGAGAGACATTTAGACGTTTTGGGGAGATTGCACGTGTAATGCTAGCTCGTAATATGTCTACAGCCAAGAGGAAGGATTTCGGGTTTGTTGATTTCACTACACATGAAGCTGCTGTTTCATGCACTGAGGAAGTAAACAACATGGAACTGGGTGATGGAAACTCAAAG GCAAAAGTAagagcaagactttcaaatccgTTGCCTAAAACTCAGGCAGTAAAAGGCAGTATGTCTGGAGGTTTTAGAATAGCTCGAAGCAGTGGCGGGACTTTCCCCAGATTTG GAAGGGGTTTTGGTCGAGGTGGTCATGCCTTCGATCGACCAAGCTTCCAGCATGGCAGGGGTTTTTATCCACGTGGACCTGGACGTGGTGGTAGAATTGGTTCTCTAAATGATCGTGAACTTGATAATGAATATCCCTTGCATGGAAGGCAAAGCTTTGCGCATG GAGGAAGGTGGGGTTTCAGGCCTCAACAAGGATATAGTGGAGGTCCGCTGCCACGTCGGCCTGACATGGATAGAAGTAGACATGGTGGCCATGGTGTTCATGATCCACTGAGGAGGCAGCCTTTCCCTCCAGAGGAAGGATTCAATGAGCCATATTTTCGAAGACACTTTGATGACCCCTATTATTATGATGACCCTGCCCATGGAATTAAACGACCGTATTTTATGACA GATCAGGATCCAGATTATGTGGAGCCAAGCACTCGTCGCCCTCGGTTTGAGTATCCTGACGCTTCAGCTTCTTTTCATGGAAGTCGTTACCGAG GTGGGTTTGAAGCTGATCGTGGGCCTTATCGACAAGATTACTATGGCTCTGAT CATGGTGCAGGAGCATATCCATCATTTTATGGAGGTGATCGTCCATATGGACGTGGATATTACTATTAG
- the LOC113702002 gene encoding uncharacterized protein, protein MCVNFTNLNKVCPKDCYLLPRIDQLVDSTTGCEIFCFLDAFKGYHQIALDKEDQEKTSFITEYDTYCYTTRPFGLKNAGEIYQRLVNKLFKNQIGRNMDVYVDDMLVKSRTQEQFIDDLREIFSVLQSSRMLLNPKKCTFGVRSGKFLGYMIFKYGVRVNPDKVKVSWIWLPPEHKGGPVISWQDDSSEQVPVEVRRDPIHIPSGGKRGDQCSAGSGEGPSPETRVLCQLSSARSSVKGAEAELTRDTAEAEQAGETVELTQATKAAQAELTRDTIEFEQAGEAAEVTQAIRAAETEQTRKAAEAEQAGEAAEVGQAGEAARRTTPTWTLFVDGASSKEECGVGLLLTSPTGEELAYALRFDFKASNNESEYETLIAGMVMAQKLGAESIRIYSDSQLIVNQVLGNYEIKKEPLKKYVAKVHELRIQFKLFVVEQVPRSRNKRADALSKLASTSLGMLNKEVLVVIFRGRAYDQLDAAVI, encoded by the exons ATGTGCGTGAATTTCACCAACCTGAATAAAGTTTGCCCGAAGGATTGCTACCTGCTCCCACGAATAGACCAGCTGGTGGACTCGACTACGGGGTGCGAGATCTTTTGCTTTTTGGATGCCTTCAAGGGGTACCATCAGATAGCCCTGGATAAGGAGGACCAAGAGAAAACCTCATTTATCACCGAATACGACACATATTGTTATACCACCAGGCCGTTTGGACTGAAGAACGCTGGCGAGATCTATCAGAGGCTGGTCAACAAGCTGTTCAAGAACCAGATCGGCCGCAACATGGatgtctacgtggatgacatgcTGGTGAAAAGTCGAACTCAGGAGCAGTTCATCGACGATCTCAGAGAGATCTTCAGCGTCCTTCAGAGCTCACGGATGCTGTTGAACCCCAAGAAGTGCACCTTCGGAGTTAGATCGGGCAAGTTCCTTGGGTACATGATATTCAAATACGGAGTGAGAGTTAATCCCGACAAAGTGAAGGTATCATGGATATGGCTCCCCCCGGAACATAAAGGAGGTCCAGTGATTAGCTGGCAGGATGACAGCTCTGAACAGGTTCCTGTCGAAGTCC GAAGAGACCCTATTCATATACCTAGCGGTGGGAAAAGAGGTGATCAGTGCAGTGCTGGTTCGGGAGAAGGACCGAGTCCAGAAACCCGTGTACTATGTCAGCTGAGTTCTGCAAGGAGCAGTGTCAAG GGAGCCGAGGCCGAGTTGACCAGAGACACAGCAGAGGCCGaacaggccggagaaactgTCGAGCTCACACAGGCCACAAAAGCAGCccaggccgagctgaccagagacacaaTTGAGTTCGAACAGGCCGGAGaagctgccgaggtcacacaggCCATAAGGGCAGCCGAAACCGAGCAGACCAGAAAAGCAGCCGAGGCCGAACAGGCCGGAGAAGCTGCTGAGGTCGGACAAGCCGGAGAGGCTGCAAGGCGGACCACTCCGACCTGGACATTGTTTGTGGATGGCGCATCGAGTAAGGAAGAGTGCGGAGTTGGACTCCTCCTAACCAGTCCCACGGGGGAGGAACTGGCCTACGCCTTAAGATTTGACTTCAAGGCCTCCAATAACGAATCTGAATATGAAACTCTGATCGCGGGGATGGTGATGGCTCAGAAATTGGGGGCTGAATCGATTAGGATCTACAGCGACTCGCAGTTGATAGTGAACCAAGTGTTGGGAAACTACGAAATAAAAAAAGAACCACTGAAAAAGTACGTCGCCAAAGTGCATGAACTGAGAATTCAGTTCAAACTGTTCGTAGTCGAACAGGTCCCGCGAAGCCGAAATAAGAGAGCTGATGCTCTGTCCAAGCTGGCCTCCACCTCGTTGGGCATGCTAAACAAGGAAGTGCTAGTTGTGATCTTCAGAGGTCGGGCATATGATCAGTTGGACGCGGCAGTTATTTAA
- the LOC113699037 gene encoding barley B recombinant-like protein D produces MDHNHLSIKTYMAITAERDAAIRERNMALEERKRAFSERDMAMLQRDAAIAERNSAIQERDEAIAALQIRDCSVNNMLSDSAEDGVADGTEDMHYQHMHHAMVNAAFSPRDILTSETFNSTQVASETAKATKVRQPKEGKMTKSVKSPRSPKRRAEGMIKPLTPASSNGWNAGHDLKREEELEGHLGTWKDNIGLNQINFDETSMPVPVCSCTGTPQPCYKWGNGGWQSACCTTTMSVYPLPQVSNKRYTRVGGRKMSGSAFNKLLNRLVAEGHDLYSAPLDLKDHWAKHGTNRYSTLK; encoded by the exons ATG GACCACAATCACTTATCGATAAAGACATATATGGCCATCACGGCTGAGCGAGATGCGGCCATCCGGGAAAGGAACATGGCACTGGAGGAGAGAAAGAGGGCCTTCTCTGAGAGAGACATGGCAATGCTTCAGCGGGATGCAGCTATTGCTGAACGTAATTCTGCCATACAAGAACGAGATGAGGCCATTGCTGCTCTGCAAATAAGGGACTGCTCTGTAAATAATATGCTTTCTGACTCCGCTGAGGATGGGGTTGCAGATGGAACCGAAGACATGCATTACCAGCATATGCATCACGCTATGGTTAATGCTGCATTTAGTCCTAGAGATATTCTAACTAGTGAGACCTTTAATAGTACACAAGTTGCTTCTGAAACTGCGAAAGCCACGAAAGTGAGGCAGCCAAAGGAAGGTAAGATGACAAAATCAGTCAAGTCTCCAAGGTCGCCTAAAAGACGGGCTGAAGGCATGATTAAGCCACTAACTCCTGCTTCATCAAATGGTTGGAATGCTGGCCATGATTTGAAACGCGAGGAAGAATTAGAAGGGCATCTTGGTACGTGGAAGGATAATATAGGCTTGAATCAAATAAACTTTGACGAAACTTCCATGCCAGTGCCAGTTTGCTCCTGCACTGGAACACCCCAGCCTTGTTATAAGTGGGGGAATGGTGGATGGCAGTCGGCTTGCTGTACAACGACCATGTCTGTGTATCCGTTACCTCAGGTATCTAATAAGCGGTATACCAGAGTCGGTGGCAGAAAGATGAGTGGAAGTGCCTTCAATAAATTGCTAAATCGACTTGTTGCCGAGGGTCATGACCTGTACTCTGCTCCACTTGATCTGAAGGACCATTGGGCAAAGCATGGCACGAATCGGTATAGCACCTTGAAGTGA
- the LOC113698691 gene encoding uncharacterized protein → MGASESSLSSSQRPGDEITTVSERSEIVDPVIEQLKSLKIATPILTSTPAETSLTDILVRKASSSSNSSTVNPNVLLELFSMYRDWQERKAQTISKRQEEIENKIEVADALAVKLLQRFNYSVSAMKTTSHHLSEVHALQVELGELKGRLTEVISNCDALCQRITTEGPESLRSSIKPFTASPMDMGTADVLNSNNN, encoded by the exons ATGGGCGCGTCAGAGTCAAGTCTCTCCAGCTCCCAA AGACCTGGAGATGAGATTACCACAGTATCGGAGCGGTCAGAAATTGTGGATCCTGTCATAGAGCAGCTCAAATCCCTTAAAATT GCAACTCCAATATTAACGTCAACGCCGGCAGAGACTAGCTTGACGGATATTCTAGTGAGGAAAGCttcatcttcttcaaattcaa GTACGGTCAACCCAAATGTGTTGCTTGAGCTCTTTTCCATGTATCGTGACTGGCAAGAGCGAAAAGCACAGACAATTAGTAAAAGACAG GAagagatagaaaataaaatagaagTTGCTGATGCATTGGCAGTTAAGCTTCTTCAACGTTTCAATTATTCTGTCTCTGCGATGAAGACAACTTCACACCATCTCTCAGAAG TTCATGCGTTACAGGTGGAACTCGGAGAATTGAAGGGAAGATTGACTGAGGTTATCAGCAACTGTGATGCATTGTGTCAAAGAATTACTACAGAGGGACCAGAATCACTTCGATCATCTATCAAGCCATTTACAGCATCGCCTATGGACATGGGTACTGCTGATGTGCTGAATTCTAATAATAACTGA